In Thermoanaerobaculia bacterium, a single genomic region encodes these proteins:
- the lexA gene encoding transcriptional repressor LexA translates to MNLTKRQKEILDFITRYRGTHGISPTQREIREFFGLSSFGTVQKHLRLLEEKKALTRDWNKSRSVAPVEAAAPAPLVAVLGQVAAGHPIEPFPDRDTIEVPPSLLGKGDHFVLKVRGDSMVDDGIRDGDFIVVARRDKAENGQTVVALVRGEATLKRFYAEGKKVRLQPANPAMKPIYADARDVRVQGIVTGLIRNYGR, encoded by the coding sequence ATGAATCTCACGAAGCGCCAGAAGGAGATCCTCGATTTCATCACGCGGTATCGCGGCACCCACGGCATCTCGCCGACGCAGCGGGAGATCCGCGAGTTCTTCGGCCTCTCGTCGTTCGGAACCGTCCAGAAGCATTTGAGGCTCCTGGAAGAGAAGAAGGCGCTGACTCGCGACTGGAACAAGAGCCGGAGCGTGGCTCCGGTCGAAGCGGCGGCTCCCGCTCCGCTCGTCGCCGTTCTCGGGCAGGTCGCCGCCGGGCATCCGATCGAGCCGTTCCCGGATCGCGACACGATCGAGGTCCCCCCTTCGCTCCTCGGCAAGGGCGACCACTTCGTCCTGAAGGTTCGCGGGGACTCCATGGTCGACGACGGCATCCGCGACGGAGACTTCATCGTGGTCGCGCGGCGCGACAAGGCCGAGAACGGCCAGACGGTCGTTGCCCTGGTCCGCGGGGAAGCGACGCTCAAGCGCTTCTACGCGGAGGGAAAGAAGGTCCGCCTGCAGCCCGCCAATCCGGCGATGAAGCCGATTTACGCCGACGCCCGGGACGTCCGGGTGCAGGGAATCGTCACCGGGCTCATTCGTAATTACGGCCGCTGA